A segment of the Macrobrachium rosenbergii isolate ZJJX-2024 chromosome 8, ASM4041242v1, whole genome shotgun sequence genome:
ACTAATTGCCATTGTTAGGCTTCAAATTTGTTAGCCTAAGATCTAAAACTttgagttttctgcaaaagaaaactattgagatggctatttgtctgtccgtccgcacttttctgtccgccctcagatcttaaaaactactgaggctggacggctgaaaattggaatgttgatcatctaccctccaatcatcaaacataccaaattgcagccctctagcctcagtagtttttttattttatttaaggtgaatagaagccatgaccgtgcgtctggcagcgctagaGATGCctacaacacgggccaccaccggtccgtggctgagagtttcatatagcattatacgctgtacggaaaacttgattgcgccgaaaaaacttcggcgcattttttacttttatttatttttaaattttagatttttatgttttacaaATACCGAGCTCGTACTATatgattttctcttaattttcgtCCCAcaaatgtccatttttttttatgaataggttatggttatttccattttttttagtacTATCAAACTCATCACTGAtctaaatacatgtaaataacgGATCTGAAGGTTCTTAATAACATACACTATCTATGCTCGATAAAATCGTTTATTATAAGTGCATATTATTCGATTGATTTTTGTATATAGGTTCTGACCCATCCTTTATCTTTTGCTCTTACTTGTCTGAGAAAAATTTAAACGCAAATAATTCGTAAAAGTATACAGAATTGATCTGGAACaacattgaaaataatttcaatgatTCGTTGTCGGAAAACTTATCCAACCCTTCATattagtcatcatcatcatcatcatcatcatcatcatgtcttATCGTGCCAACATTGTATCCACTGCGGCTTGATTACATTCGTAGAGGTCCAAATCAGTACAGAATGGCCCATGTTCACACCCACTAAGTCTGTGATCCATTGCCTGGATGGGATGACCACATAGGCACTCAGCAGAGGGGGCAAGACCCCACTTATGAAGATTGTCTCCAGTCCTTCCAACTCTAGCTCTTGCTCGATTAAGAGTTACCCAATCCTTTCTACAGAGGTTTGTTCCATGGGGAAGAGACTCACATGGGCTCTGGATGGCCTCGCCCAGTGGGCAGTGGGCAGTTTCTCTCGAGCGTTCTGGGTGGTAAGTTGCTGACTCCCTGGGGTCGAGGTTGGTGGTGGATATGAAGCTCTTACGGGATTTCAATCTTTGTCTAACCACCTGGTGGTCATAGAGCGGGTGCCTTTCATCattctcttgtttatatttttgggtCTTTGAATGGGCTGTTTGGCGGATATTTGGTGGTGCAATGCCTGCCAATCTGTAGAGTACTAGAAGGGGTGTTGGTCTTAAAGCACCAGTAATTATGCGACATGCTTGATTGAATTCGGCGTCAACTTCATGGGAATGACATGATCTTTCCCAGACTGGTGAGCAGTATTCGGCAATGGAGTAGTTGAGCGCCAGAGCTGTTAGTCTTAGGGTTTGAGGATTTGTTCCCCAGTCTGAATTGGCAAGTTTGCTAAGGAGGTTATTCCTGGTAGCTACCTTGTCCTTTACTTTCCTTACATGCTCCCTAAAAGATAGTGTTCGGTCTAATGTAACGCCTAAATAGACGGGGAAGCTATCATTCTTCAGTTTCTTATCATTCCATGAGATGTTCAGCTCCCTTTTTGactggtagtttttaagatggaaAGCACATACCTGTGTTTTGTCGGTGTTGGCATTTAGGAAGTTTTGCTTGTagtattcattaaaatctttcaaAGCATCTGATAATTTGCTTTCAATGATAGTAAATGAATCTGACTGGATGGCTAGGCACAGACCATCTGCATATATAAATCTACGGATATCTCTAAACTGTGGTTGATCGTTGGTATAGATGCTGAAAAGCGTGGGGGCCAACACAGACCCTTGTGGGAGGCCGTTTTCCTGTTTTCACCATCTGCTTCTCCTGCCGTCCACTTCGACAGAGAAGTCTGTCACTCAGCAGTGACTGGATGATATGCACAATGCTTGAGTTGCGAATAACTTTGGCAAGTTTCAAAAGAAGCAACCTGTGGTCCACAGTGTCATAGACTGCTGTTAGGTCAACAAATACTGCCCCTGTGATTTTCCCAAGGCCGAAGCCATCCTCAATATACTGAGTGAGGCTAAGTACCTGAGAGCAGCAAGATCTTCCTGTGCTGATGCCAGCCTGGTCTGATGTCAGTTGCTCTTCGACTGTGGGAGATATGCGAACCATTATCTTTCGTTCATACAGTTTGTATAAGACGCAGAGAAGAGATATTGGCCGATAGCTCTTAGGGATCTTTGGGTCTTTGCCAGGTTTTAGTAAGGCCACAACTTTAGCTCTTCTCCATAGTTTTTGGATCTGCAGTGTTTTTGCACATTTGTTAAGAAGTGCCACTACCCATGATTTAGTCTTCCTAAAGTGCAGTATTATCTCAGATGTAATGTCATCCAGCCCAGCAGCTTTTCCAGGTATAAGGTGTTTCATGGCTTCTTGGAGTTCTTCAACAGTGAATGGTTCAAACTCCTCATTATTTTCTTGCATGACACGTTTCATTTCGTCCTTCATTCTTTTGAGATATCCTCGTTATTTGTTATATGGCTTTCCATTAAGTAAGAGTTGCGTTGCTGCTGCATTAGATGTTACTACAGCTATTCTTGTTTGGGTGTTCTTATCCGAGTTCAGTTTACTAATTGTTTTCCATGCTTTCTTACTGTTCCAAGTCATATCTGTGCTGGTTATCAGTTCTTGCCATCTCTCCTTTTTCTCGTTGGCTACAGAGGCCAACAAAAGCCCTCCTAGTTCGATGGTGTCTTGGGAAAACGGGCCTAAATTGTATGCTTTTGCATAATCCTTGTAAATCTCTTTACCTTGGTCTGTGATACATGGGATATAATTATTTCTGCTTCCTCTTGGAATATGCTTCCTCGACAGTGTCCATACAAGTTTCTTGAAAAGTTCATAGTTGTCTGGTTCTGGTTCGATGTTATTTATCTTGCCATCCAGCTCTGATGAAAATATTCCCACTTTGATTTCCGGAAGTTGAATCTTGGTATAGGTTTAGACTCAAGAGCTCTGATAACTGGTCTAATGTTAAAAGCGATAGGTCTGTGTTGAGATTTTGGAATTGGGGCACAGACTGATTTTTCAAAGTTTGGGTAGTGACAAGATGACACAAATCCCAGGTCAGGATTatatcctttcttccatcttgtgcTCATAAAAGATTGTTTATCTTTTGCACTATGGAGAATGGTTAGGTTGTTATTTAGAGCCCATTCTTCTACAGCCTCTCTGTCAGTGTTATTCTGGCTG
Coding sequences within it:
- the LOC136841162 gene encoding uncharacterized protein, with protein sequence MPTPTKHREHVRKVKDKVATRNNLLSKLANSDWGTNPQTLRLTALALNYSIAEYCSPVWERSCHSHEVDAEFNQACRIITGALRPTPLLVLYRLAGIAPPNIRQTAHSKTQKYKQENDERHPLYDHQVVRQRLKSRKSFISTTNLDPRESATYHPERSRETAHCPLGEAIQSPCESLPHGTNLCRKDWVTLNRARARVGRTGDNLHKWGLAPSAECLCGHPIQAMDHRLSGCEHGPFCTDLDLYECNQAAVDTMLAR